From the Vicia villosa cultivar HV-30 ecotype Madison, WI unplaced genomic scaffold, Vvil1.0 ctg.001682F_1_1, whole genome shotgun sequence genome, the window AGTGAAGTTtttgtatataattaatttagtgaAGTTTTTGCATGATATACCTAAAAAGGACATACTACTCTTTTGCCACAATGATATATAACCGTTGCTCGCTCGAGAAACAAGCGACTTACTTAAGCTAAAGAATTACTCACAATATCATATACAGAAATTGTGAGAAACTAAAAACAAATTGTTAACTAATTACATCTTTAATACTGTGTTTCGAAATTCCACAATGATGAGACTTGAGTGTCAAACATCTCCATGTCAAACCAGTTAGTGGCATAATCTGTGATGGAAGGAGAAGGAGAACGTAAAGGCTCATTTGCAATACTCATGAGCAAATCATGCATATCGTCGAATTCCGTTGGAACTTGTTCTATGACCACTCCATCACCAACACCAACCTGACACTGGTTGTTGTCCTCAACAGAAACTAACTCAGCAGCTTCCATTGCAGCTTTCCTTATCTCGTCTCCATCATTGGATTCCGGCAACCTCAACCGCCATGCGGAATCAGCAAAATTAAGACAAGCTGATTTCCCCTTAAGAACGAGTGCAGCAACATCATGTGCACGTGCGGCCATTTCTGGCGTGGGATATGTTCCAAGCCAAATCCTTGAGTTGTTGCATTTGTTACGGTTAGGAACTCGCATCTCACAAACCCACTTGTTATTGTTCCTCTTTCGTACTCCTCGGTACACTGGGTGTCTTGTCTCCTTGAATACTCTTCTACCTGTTCGCTTCTTTGGTCTCTCAGATGCCAAAAACGTTTCTGAATTATTATGGTTTGAGGAACTTGTTTCTGACGAAGAAGAAGTATCAGAGTGCTGGTGTGTGCCGTAGTTCAACTCGGTAAACGATGATTCAAAAATATTCATCAGAAAATTTTAAGTTGCTTATGTGATTGAACTGAGCTAAGTGAGGAAGTGAGTGTCTGTGGAGAGTTTATTCAAATATAGCTTATTGGTGAGTTGGCAAAGAAAAGGACCACGTATGTGACACGAACACGGGCAGGCTACTATGAAGTAAAACAAGTTTTTTTTCACTTTTGTGGGACAAAATATGATGATAACGACAAAGGTTGATTTGGAAGGTTCCATATCACTCCttttttcatatatattgtttGACACTTTGACTTGGCTGTCTCTTACTACTATCCATCCAGGTTTAAAACTTCAGACAAGGTTTAAAACGTGCTTTACCGTTTTTACGTAAgtattttttactttttcataAGATCTTTCTCAAAATATAATATtgcattaattattttttctgtAAATGCTTAAGCGACCGAACTAGATAAGATTATGGAATTTAGATGTTAACACGGTGAGACAAAGCATAAACCAACAGAAAGCTCTGGTACCATAAAATCAATAAACTACATTTGAATGTGCTGATGGTACCAGCTATAACTTGTAATGGTACCGGCAAATCTACCTAATCCATGAATTTTGGGTTAATAAAATCTACCTATTATTAAATTCTTTAGTCATCATTCGCAGATATATCTTATAACAAGTTATCAAGTTTTGcagatatattttttaatttcaggTTTGTCCTGCATTCCATAAATAATTAACATACATTTTTGCTGGATCTAATAGTATGGTGTAATTGAATGTAATATTTCCTTAGTGAACATATTAAATACCATTCTAACTATGAGTTTTAATAGAAAACTTACAAGCAGACTGGCCTTAGATATATGACTCAGCACCTATTCAGTCCAAACCAATGTGTATTCGATCGAGCTAGCGTCTGTTGGAATTCTGTAATAAAAAGGAAAAACATTCAAATTTCAAGTCATGCAATCCACCAACTTGCACAACAGAGAAGAACCTGCACCAAGCTTACACTTCAAGCTTCAATCTTAAGTCTTTCCATGTTTCAGGCAGCTTCACCTCCAATTCCGAGCAACCATCGCCACCGAGAAAGCTATAAACCTATACATTTATTAACGAATCAGATTCGGTCCATATTAAAACCATCACATTCAAGTTCGAAACAAGTCACATAAATATTGAATCCTTTGAAGTTTATTCTTAAATCAGATACCAACTATACAAAGTCTTGTTAATAAATGTCATAAAATTCTGACCAATGTAGAAAACCAAATAGAACTGAATGAAAAGGCCCATTAATCCCTTATATGAAGCTTCAAAtttaaagtaatcaactctaTGCAGCATAATGCTGAGTGATGACCACTATTTCAGTGACATCAGCTCATATTAAACATCCACTTTTCCTAAGATATAGCTTGATACATTCATTAAACCATGTACAAGAGGTTCGATAGGTGCACAAAGGCACTGTGCGCCCTTGATACAATTGCTTTCGACCAATCCAGAATATGAACATATTAGTACACAGTCCCCACTCATGAGACAACCGAACTTATAAAACCATTTATAAAACATACTCATACAAATAGAATACCTAAATCATATAtaaaaaacatacaatacataCATTCATATTTCATTCAAAATCAATTCAAAAGCCATTCGAAGCGAAGTTGACATGAAACCAAGTCTCATTAACAGTTTTGTAACCAAATTGTTTTCAAACTTAACCTCCAACTTAATGTCTAACAATGATTAACTGCTAACAAATTTCAAAAACAGAATTTTTTAGTCCTAACTAACTCTTAAACAACTCCAACTAACTAAGATACTAACAGTTTTGAAACACTAGCAGTTAAGCCAGGTACCAGGCCAAATTCAAGATACAAACCTGCGACAAATTTGCTCATTCACATTAAAAACTTAAGGCAAACTTAGTAGAACCATACCATATCCAAAATAATGACATTCATTCATCATACGAGACACGGTGTACTGTTACAGGAATTTTGTTCAGAAGCTGTCGCATACAAAcaacagaaaaagaaatagaatCGAAACAATTCAACACCCCTAACAAGTTTTAACATACAGCCCTGTACAGAACCAACATCAAAAACATGGTTCATTTAACACTTCAACACAAATTCAGAGAAAGCGATTGAAGGGATTTTCGTATTGAAATTCTATAAACAATGCCAGAGTAAATTCATACCTCTAATGCCGAAGAAGAATGATATAAACCCAGATGAAAGCGATTTCGTTTTACAGAAGAAGAAAATCGCAAATTTggcttaaattagggtttttcgaaTTTGCTGAAGGGATTTTCGTGagagaagaaaaatgaaattCGCAACTGTGGGTTCAATTAGGATTCTTCGAATTCAGAAGGTTTGTTCGTGGATTGAGAGAGTTTGTTCGTGGATTCAGTAGATTTTTGGTTTGGGAAAAGAAGAAGAACGAGTGGGTTTTCTGTTTGAGAGAATAGAAAGACCGATGATAGGGTTTTTATTTTGTGagaatctattttttaattttaattttaatctgcctaaggcagcgcttttcaGAAAGCGCTATCTGATGTAGTCATTTACCAGCGCTTTATAAAAAGCGCTTTCTGAGGCAACACTTTTAGCAGCGTTTTTCAGAAGCGCTGTCTCAGGTAGGCCTTTCAGCAGCGCTTTTCTTCATTTTCGTATACAGTTtccgtgttttattttttattttacttatagcagtgcttttgtataaaagcgctgtctaaagtgtGATGTCTAAAAGTCTTTCTGGCGTAGTGAGaatttcaagaggttaaaggtgtGTAGAATTTCAAGAGGCTAAAGGTGCGAAGAACTGCAAAGGGTTAAGGACGTGGAGaactttgaaaaatcaaaaggcttggagtaattcaaagggtcaaaccggggcaagatgcacaaaaaaaggaaaaggcgttctcacactttacaacatccgacaaatctttctcctacgatcttcaaaattcaaaaacagggattgggaagtcgcgctagcatcacaccccaccaaaccttacaacattagcgagCTGTATACGCTTTGGTAATCagcaacctatcattggagcatcatacataagaaatacattggttgatacattacaccacacctttttagaaaccttttcaggtagtcttatagaagacattatttcgttccactcgtaacatcaatcaacatatacataagcataagcattatccacatgcATAAACATTACcgagccggcataagcatagccgtggtatAAGGGCAAACATGGGTTAAACAGGTTAAATGGGCTTAAgaagataaaatcttgggattgcatcagcattaaCATATATACATATGCATCAGCATAAGCATTCGAGTCAACATCATAACACATCTACATGGTACAAACGACAGGATCATAGGCGGGTACACGCTACGTATTACATATTATGCTTCGCACACTACACTATGCTTCGCACGCTAACTTGGTACAAACAGCATACACGACGCCAGGTCTCTGGCTCTCATATTTCTAAATTATGCGGATATGTCAAAGAAAtttatgcaggtaagcttgctagaactatagcaaatgactcctattggtgcaggtaagcttgtcagaaccatggaaagtgatccctattggtgcaagtaagtttgctagaactatagcaaatgatttccattggtgcaggtaagcttgtcagaaccatggcaagtgatccctattggtgcaggtaagcttgtcagaaccatggcaagtgatccctattggtgcaggtaagtttgctagaactatagcaaatgattcctattggtgcaggtaagcttgtcagaaccatggcaagtgatccctattAGTGccggtaagcttgtcagaaccatggcaagtaatccctattggtgcaggtaagattgtcagaactatggcaagtggtccctattggtgcaggtgagcttgctagaactatagcaagtgatccttttgggttaCATTAACTGCGAAAACTTACTAGaattatagtaagtgggttacacaaactgcgaagacttactagaactatagtaagtgggttatttaCAAGATGCAAAtacttgctagcactatagcaaacTAATTATCATCTACACAACAAACAGCGAACCCTCGCCATTGATAGCTACGTTTactcatcacgttagtccctcggcactGATCTCCTTCAAATATTCTCGCTAATCAATATCATCTCTGgcagcaaatagggatttattttccctgatcagaAATTGTTATACGGAGTCACTAATGCGCTTCAACCACATGGTAGTGTCCATACATCTCTCGTCCTTTCCAGGAACTTTGGTGTAGGTAAGCTGGCATGGCAAGAGAACTATTTTACAAAGTatttttacaaagggttttacaaaagggTTTTACGAAAAGGatctacaaagggttttacaacaaggttttacaaagggttcctcaattgggtttattcatcacgttagtccctcggcaatgatcttcttcaaaactacAAAGGGTTTTTCAAAAGGGTTTTACTACAGGGTTTTGCAAAAGGTTTTTACAACAGGGGTttacaaagggttcctcaatcgggtttattcatcacgtttgtccctcggcagtgatatcctTCAATACTACTAAGGGTTTTACAAAAGGGTTTTACGATAATGatctacaaagggttttacaatagGGTTTTAAAAGGGTTCCTCAATCgggtttattcatcacgttagtccctcaacagtgatcttcttcaaaaaaaaacttCACCGGTAACAAACAAGGGTTTATTTTTCTCTTCCAAagtactaacatacttcaactaacatagctaataatcatgcatcattcaattacatacctcattcatacatagtgcatatacatacattgctctcatttattttgagaagctcactgcatcatacattacatgcatcataacattgcatcaagcTAATTTTACAATTCAGGATGGGATTCATGCTAACAAGAAATATTATTATCCCAATCTCATCCCGTTGGTTGTGATCTCCTGcaaatggcatctctaagcctatTCCTCATAAAACCTTGGCTGGCACCAGCAAATGTAAATTTCGGGGCActttagtgttcaatcatcttctacctttatatcacgataggcagacatgcctatctgactctttaggtttaagaagattgaataggggcagctgtcataccccaaaatttgatcATCTCATTTCATCTTTAAAGGTTCAAGgttcaatggttaaactcaaatCACTCTCTCCTCATCAAAtggttttcaaattagggttcttGGATTTTCTAAGGAGAAAAGATGTATCAAGggttccaatggatttcatatggtttattagggtccaaggtatctccatgtcaaaagtcaatattcaattccaaggattgctcattcaaatgctcagatgatccatagtcgactagtttgacctaaaagtcaactatagtcaaaatacagtcaaatttcaagacttttggtcaacatcaagtatttgaggttatatccatcattttatcAATGGTTAATCAtaattcattaataaaaactcataaatgaacaaagtcaaaggttcaaattagggtttttttaactaaaaagtcaactaaactttgactgggcataactctttcatactttatcagaaatttcccaaccaaagctcattctaaaggaaattggattctctacaactttgtctctcacatgccaaggccaaacatgcttcatttgggagatatggtacaaaagattataggtccttttcaaaagtctaccaaaagcagttttttgtcaaagggcatgtcatcaagataaaatctccaaatgatatatatgttccaaagtggcttgaagaggacatcttgaggtttcgaaaaagtcctagaactcttccatatcttaaaaattgagggagatatgccttatcgaagttgggcaattttggaggcaaaatgtgaaataaaagtggttcaaattagagtttcttgcaaatgggcctaactttttaagctttaatcttggtccacaagttatctAAGTTATCAAAACTAATTTCCACGAATTAATGAATTTTACTTGATTTTATATggctttttattaatttaaataatgattaaaagttatataaatcaatggaaaatcaaatatttgcctATGGGCTTTTTAATTATCCATTCCAATCAACATTTAATCAATATTATCAAGCAAATTTCGTGAACAAATGATTGGTACAAGATTGGTGCAAATTTGGCCAATTTTGGaaagaataaaaatcaagaatcaaTCAAATCTCATCCAATCTTTTCTTTTGCAAACAAAGCCAAGTATTAACCCTAATAAGGCCTTCTATATAAAGGAATACATTCAGAATAGAAAGGGGTTTTTTTTGGCAGCCAAGAGCTAGGGTTCACATACTATAAAAACTCAAGGAACTAGGGCAATTGAAAAGGAAATTTACAGTCACTTTCAAGGGATTCCAAGCACTCATTCGTGTTTTTGAGCATTCCTAGAGCGAAGCCAAGTGCTTACACGATCTCAAAACGCCGCAAGAACCGCAATCCCAGGGCCACCAGAGGTAAGGCTATCATGGTTTCGAACTCATAGATTTACGTTTTTCCAATCGATTTGATGTGCATAAATATGTTCATGAGTTTAATTAGAACAATTCTAACATATTACATGTGAAGGTTAGGCCCTGAATCGGagagtgccattgttagggcaccaaAACCTCTCGCTTTCATTTACATAGTTGCAGACCTTTTTCTCCAAACCAATGATTCCGTTGAACTCGTGGCATGAGGTTTGGTGGATCTGGGTTAGTTTCCACTTCGTTTTcgtgctattttgcaggtttgtgaTTGTTCGTTGCCGGAGAAGGTGGGGAAGACCACCGTGAACGGCGGTTGGTAATTGCAGGGGAGAACGAAGGTACGCGTGGCGTATTCCATCAGCATCATTGGTCAGTCAAACATGAGCTgacctttcctcttctcttgattGGTTGGTCGCACCAATGTGGGCCCCAGTCTGAACTTGTCTTTGACTTTCACCATTcacagttttttttatatattgttttattCAAGCAATTATACAACAGCTAACATGGTGCAGCGGGATTGGTAAAAGGAAACGTGTTCTAACCAAATGGGGGCCTGTTCGATCCCCTCATACTGCATATTATTTTTCAGAGTTTTTTCTTAACGAATCATGTGCAGGATGAGCTTTAATAACTACGGTGCATCCATATCTCACAGCCACCAGATCTCAGCCAAAGATAATCCAACGCCCAGGAAGATGCATGCATACCATGGATGTTCAAAGACCAGCAACACAGGATTGGtgcaaggttttttttttatattttttatttatttatttaaatgtttagataaaatattaattaatattttttaatatgattgatttatttaattaggattagaatataattaggattagggctataattatttaggattattttcccgattattttgattattcgatttaattaatttaatcaactttAATGGTAaagatcacaaaaaccctaggagtgtgtgatcaaagtattagggtttgcccaatcacactggccatttggccaaaatattaggattttatttattatttgtttcgactgaattaatcggtcgcgatggttaataatcaattatttaattaattaaatccaaataagGTTTTAtgttgctaaaaggttttaaccatcttattagttatgatgattagcatttttcctctttatcaattcgttattatttgtagtcgaatctattgattatgaggagtaacgataaattaataaatcaatttttagaatacatttattttctattagtgataatcgaatctatcgattagaattgttagcaatcctttataaatctgttaattatggtgatcaaacctattgatcattgcgattaatagagcaaattaaatcagggttgtacgccaaatcttaaatcattctttcatcttcaaactagggattttcatcacttcgataaggtaattcaaaataccttgcaaaccacaaatttcaaaactacgataaggtaactcaaaataccttcaaacaacttcatatcaaatctaaggcgtacaaccttgtcccgaactacgtagactctgatcctccataaggaggtacataggcacttggcaacaaggcgagtctccttccccaaaacctcaattcattcaaatctcacttttcaccctcttcatttctttagctattaaatcttaacttttagccataaaccttcgcctttaaattcaaaaccttaggaaagggttaagggtgc encodes:
- the LOC131636265 gene encoding dehydration-responsive element-binding protein 1E-like; this encodes MNIFESSFTELNYGTHQHSDTSSSSETSSSNHNNSETFLASERPKKRTGRRVFKETRHPVYRGVRKRNNNKWVCEMRVPNRNKCNNSRIWLGTYPTPEMAARAHDVAALVLKGKSACLNFADSAWRLRLPESNDGDEIRKAAMEAAELVSVEDNNQCQVGVGDGVVIEQVPTEFDDMHDLLMSIANEPLRSPSPSITDYATNWFDMEMFDTQVSSLWNFETQY